The Cylindrospermum stagnale PCC 7417 genome segment CAACTGCAATATTCAACCGCCGTTGCATCCCACCACTGAGAGTTTCTACAGGACTTTTCGCCCTATCTAATAAGTTGACAGCCGCTAGTGTTTCTTTTACCTGTTTCTCCCGTGTCTTTCGATTTAAACCATAAATATCGGCAAAAAATCTCAGATTTTCTTCACAGGAGAGAGTTTTATACAGTAAATTTTCTTGGGGTGCAATGCCAATTAACTTTTTTGTTGCTTCCGAAATCGGCTGATAATTAAGTGTAATATCACCACTATCAGCCTGTAACAAATTACAAATAATATTTATTGTCGTTGTCTTTCCGGCTCCATTTGCACCGAGCAAGCCGTAAATTTCTCCAGAGTCGATATGCATTGTCAAATCTTGGAGAACTTTTCTTTGTCCATAAGACTTATTTAATTCATTGATTTTGAGCATAATTTAATTTTAAATTTATAGTCTTCTTTCTACCATCAACATCCGCCTGTAAGATAACCATCCACCGACTACCATTACCATAGCAAAAACTAATAAAAACAAAAAGTGTACTGTAATATCACTAATTTTATCTCCTTTTGCTGAAACTCCCAAAAGAGCCTCATTCATGTGATAAATTGGGTTATATATTGCCACATTTAAAAGTGTTTTGGGAAATAATGAACTAGGAAAAAATGCCCCACCAAGAATTAATAAAGGTACTCCAAAAGCCGCTACTAAAGCATTGACATCTTCGATGCGACGAGCCAATTGTGTACCCAAAATAAAGCCTAAACCAACGTAAGCAATAATGCTCAATAAAATAATTGTGATTCCCAATAAAATAGAACCTTTAAATGTAGCACCCCAAAAGGCAGCAATAGTATAAACCAAGAGGGTTTGCCCAATGCCAATACAGCTATGCGCGAGAAAAATTCCCAAAAAATAGGACGCACCACTCAAGGGAGAAATAAACAGGCGTTTGAGGGTTTGCTGTTCTCTTTCTGCAACTATAGTCGCTACACTCCCACCCAAACAGCTAAAAAAAAGTGCCGCACCTACTAAGGTTGAAGGCACAGAATTTTCAAAAGCTACAGTCATTGATACTTTTGCCAGTTCTGCCAAAATCAATCCGTTGACAATTAAGATTGATATCGGGAAAATACTCCAAGAAATTAGACTGCGTTTGCGGCGTAACAGTTCAATTAAGATGCGCTGAGTTACAGCTATAGTTTCACGCCAATATTTCATCTTTAGTAGGTAATTTAGTAGTATTTGCACAGAATATCGTAATCATTCTTATCCCTAGGTTCCTATTTCTATTGGCTAATTTATTAGAGATTTACGGCTCTTTCGCCTCTTTTATGGTGATTGAGGATTGATTCTAACAAA includes the following:
- a CDS encoding ABC transporter permease, translating into MKYWRETIAVTQRILIELLRRKRSLISWSIFPISILIVNGLILAELAKVSMTVAFENSVPSTLVGAALFFSCLGGSVATIVAEREQQTLKRLFISPLSGASYFLGIFLAHSCIGIGQTLLVYTIAAFWGATFKGSILLGITIILLSIIAYVGLGFILGTQLARRIEDVNALVAAFGVPLLILGGAFFPSSLFPKTLLNVAIYNPIYHMNEALLGVSAKGDKISDITVHFLFLLVFAMVMVVGGWLSYRRMLMVERRL